From one Streptomyces sp. NBC_01478 genomic stretch:
- a CDS encoding response regulator transcription factor, translated as MTTVLIVNDQALQRLGLRMFLEAQPDLTIVGEATTYAQAVRLADTLRPDVVLMDMGRPDEKHIQAIHRITRPDEDPMAPDADGTDRIPPRVLILTPFDADESACAALRAGADGLLLKDALPHELTAAIRTIALGGAVLSPHLTRALVDAVREQSRSDLTERRHRLSHLSERECEVLAALASGWSSREIAERLSIAPTTVKSHISSILTKIGARARVQAVVFAYETGLVRPTRQRLHPNGTDFSDQSR; from the coding sequence ATGACCACCGTGCTCATCGTCAACGACCAGGCTCTGCAACGCCTCGGCCTGCGGATGTTCCTGGAAGCCCAGCCCGACCTCACGATCGTGGGCGAGGCGACCACCTACGCCCAGGCAGTCCGACTCGCCGACACGCTCCGACCTGACGTCGTCCTCATGGACATGGGCCGACCGGACGAGAAGCACATTCAGGCGATACATCGCATCACCCGGCCCGACGAGGATCCGATGGCACCTGACGCTGACGGGACGGACAGGATCCCCCCGCGGGTGCTGATACTCACGCCCTTCGACGCCGACGAGTCCGCGTGCGCCGCCCTGCGCGCCGGTGCCGACGGACTCCTCCTCAAGGACGCCCTCCCCCACGAGCTGACAGCGGCCATCCGCACCATCGCGCTCGGAGGTGCCGTCCTGTCTCCCCACCTCACCCGCGCACTCGTCGACGCGGTCCGTGAGCAGAGCCGGTCCGACCTCACCGAACGCAGACACCGGCTGTCTCATCTCAGCGAGCGTGAATGCGAGGTGCTTGCCGCTCTCGCCTCCGGCTGGAGCAGCAGGGAAATCGCCGAACGGCTCTCGATAGCCCCGACCACGGTCAAGAGCCACATCAGCAGCATCCTCACCAAGATCGGCGCCCGCGCCCGCGTCCAGGCCGTCGTGTTCGCCTACGAGACCGGCTTGGTCAGGCCGACAAGGCAGCGGCTCCACCCGAACGGCACGGACTTCTCGGATCAGTCAAGGTGA
- a CDS encoding SGNH/GDSL hydrolase family protein, which produces MGPLARTGMGVALACGVLVTAVSIGQNSDSSGKSDQSNNKEISKGPYVALGDSYTSGPKIPPQTSTPAGCDRSGRNYPALVAKELGLKAADFRDVSCSGATVSDLTTPQSTGNGTNPAQLSALNTDTRLVTLGIGGNDIGFSSMITKCVGTGTLFKLAERVTDITDKAPCEEKYTSGGTDKVAQKIRTAGDRLTRALNEIQRRAPEARVYVVGYPSILPAKGTRCGRGLPIAPGDVTFLREKQQELNTMLGERARAAGATYVDTFTPSAGHDACSPAATRWIEPLKPSSPAAMVHPNERGEQGMATAVLSTVKS; this is translated from the coding sequence ATGGGACCGTTGGCACGAACCGGCATGGGCGTGGCCCTTGCCTGCGGGGTACTGGTCACCGCCGTCAGCATCGGACAGAACTCCGACAGCAGCGGCAAGAGCGACCAGAGCAACAACAAAGAGATATCCAAGGGGCCGTACGTCGCACTCGGCGACTCGTACACCTCGGGCCCCAAGATCCCTCCTCAGACCAGCACTCCGGCCGGCTGTGACCGTTCCGGCCGCAACTACCCGGCCCTGGTCGCCAAGGAACTCGGCCTGAAGGCTGCCGACTTCCGTGACGTGAGTTGCAGTGGCGCCACCGTCTCCGACCTCACCACCCCCCAGTCCACCGGCAACGGCACCAACCCCGCACAGCTCTCCGCGCTGAACACCGACACGCGGCTGGTCACGCTCGGCATCGGCGGCAACGACATCGGCTTCAGTTCGATGATCACCAAGTGCGTCGGCACCGGAACGCTCTTCAAACTGGCCGAGCGCGTCACGGACATCACCGACAAGGCACCCTGCGAGGAGAAGTACACCTCCGGCGGCACCGACAAGGTGGCCCAGAAGATCCGCACCGCGGGTGACCGCCTCACCCGCGCACTGAACGAGATCCAACGCCGTGCGCCCGAGGCCCGGGTCTACGTCGTCGGCTACCCGTCGATCCTGCCCGCCAAGGGCACACGCTGCGGACGTGGCCTGCCCATCGCTCCCGGCGACGTCACGTTCCTGCGCGAGAAGCAACAGGAGCTCAACACCATGCTCGGCGAACGCGCGCGAGCCGCGGGAGCCACGTACGTCGACACCTTCACCCCGTCCGCCGGCCACGACGCCTGCTCCCCGGCGGCCACTCGATGGATCGAACCCCTCAAGCCCAGCAGTCCCGCCGCCATGGTCCACCCCAACGAACGGGGCGAACAAGGCATGGCCACCGCAGTCCTGAGCACCGTCAAAAGCTGA
- a CDS encoding FadR/GntR family transcriptional regulator, whose amino-acid sequence MSLTDKAIDRIRDLIQSGELLPGAKLPPEQQLAAELGLSRNLMREAVKALVVARVLEIRRGDGTYVTSLEPELLLSSIGSAVELLHGDTLLELTEVRRLFEPVATALAATRISATELGEVQRHLDAMRAARDDVERLNEHDAAFHRAVVAATGNATLTTLLEGIAGRTLGARVWRGLVDDNAAGRTLAEHEAIYQALADGDALLAQAAALMHVSTTERWLREHLDRDSRLPGDGSAV is encoded by the coding sequence ATGTCACTGACCGACAAGGCCATCGACCGCATCAGGGACCTCATCCAGTCGGGCGAACTGCTCCCCGGGGCCAAACTTCCGCCCGAGCAACAGCTCGCCGCGGAGCTGGGCCTGTCCCGCAATCTGATGCGGGAGGCGGTGAAGGCGCTGGTCGTCGCGCGGGTGCTGGAGATCCGGCGCGGGGACGGCACCTACGTGACCAGCCTGGAACCGGAGCTGCTGCTGAGCAGCATCGGGTCCGCGGTGGAGTTGCTGCACGGCGACACGTTGCTGGAGCTCACCGAGGTGCGCCGACTGTTCGAGCCGGTCGCCACGGCGCTGGCCGCCACCCGGATCTCGGCCACCGAGCTCGGCGAGGTGCAACGGCACCTGGACGCGATGCGGGCGGCCCGCGACGACGTGGAGCGCCTCAACGAGCACGACGCCGCCTTCCACCGGGCCGTGGTCGCGGCCACCGGCAACGCCACGCTGACCACCCTCCTGGAAGGCATCGCCGGCCGGACGCTGGGCGCCCGTGTCTGGCGGGGACTGGTCGACGACAACGCCGCCGGCCGCACCCTCGCCGAACACGAGGCGATCTACCAAGCGCTGGCCGACGGTGACGCCTTGCTCGCCCAGGCGGCGGCGCTGATGCACGTCAGCACCAC
- a CDS encoding response regulator transcription factor, whose protein sequence is MTTVLIVDDQALQRMGFNMLLEAQSDMNVVGEATNGGEAVRMTAELRPDVVLMDVRMPGMDGIEATRRIVESGGRSRILVLTTFDLDEYAYDALRAGASGFLLKDAQPDELVAGVRAVAAGDAVISPGLTRKLIDAFSDRLPGHSPQQQRRLAELTQRECEVLTAMATGWTNQEIAERLHLAESTIKSHIGRILTKIDARDRVQAVIFAYDTGLVRPS, encoded by the coding sequence ATGACCACCGTCCTCATCGTCGACGACCAGGCCCTGCAACGCATGGGCTTCAACATGCTCCTGGAGGCCCAGTCCGACATGAACGTCGTCGGTGAGGCCACCAACGGCGGTGAAGCGGTCCGTATGACCGCCGAACTCCGGCCCGACGTCGTCCTCATGGACGTCCGGATGCCCGGCATGGACGGCATCGAGGCCACCCGCCGCATCGTGGAATCCGGCGGCCGTTCACGCATCCTGGTGCTGACGACCTTCGACCTCGACGAATACGCCTACGACGCCCTGCGTGCCGGAGCCAGCGGCTTCCTGCTCAAGGACGCCCAGCCCGACGAACTCGTCGCCGGGGTCCGGGCCGTGGCCGCAGGCGACGCCGTCATCTCCCCCGGCCTCACCCGCAAACTGATCGACGCCTTCAGCGACCGCCTCCCCGGGCACAGTCCGCAGCAGCAGCGCCGACTGGCCGAACTGACCCAACGCGAGTGCGAAGTCCTCACCGCCATGGCCACCGGCTGGACGAACCAGGAGATCGCCGAGCGTCTCCACCTCGCCGAATCCACGATCAAATCCCACATCGGCCGCATCCTCACGAAGATCGACGCCCGCGACCGCGTGCAGGCCGTCATCTTCGCCTACGACACCGGACTCGTCCGCCCGTCGTAA
- a CDS encoding L-fuconate dehydratase, producing the protein MSELISAVDAVDVRFPTSLELDGSDAMNPEPDYSAAYVTIRTSGGDEGYGLAFTVGRGNDVEVAAVRALAPLVVGLSVEEVLNDLGGFSRRLTGDSQLRWLGPEKGAIHMAAAAIVNAVWDLYGRRTGKPVWQLLAELSPEQLVDLVDFRYLQDALTRDEALDILRRAEPGRAERAAHLLEHGYPAYTTTPGWLGYDDEKLVRLSKEAVADGFSQIKLKVGADRADDERRMRLAREAVGPDIRIAVDANQAWGVQQAIDWMRALVPYDPYWIEEPTSPDDILGHAAIRKALAPVKVATGEHTHNQVMFKQLLQAGSLDILQMDASRTAGVTENVAVLLLAAKFGVPVCPHAGGVGLCEMVQHLAMFDYVAVSGTTENRVIEYVDHLHEHFTDPVRIREGHYLAPTAPGISAELHPDSVAAHRYPEGPVWEAKAAT; encoded by the coding sequence ATGAGTGAACTGATCAGCGCCGTCGACGCGGTCGACGTACGGTTCCCGACCTCTCTGGAACTCGACGGCTCCGACGCGATGAACCCCGAACCCGACTACTCGGCCGCCTATGTGACGATCCGTACGAGCGGCGGCGACGAGGGTTACGGGCTCGCCTTCACCGTGGGGCGCGGCAACGACGTGGAAGTCGCCGCCGTACGTGCGCTGGCCCCGCTGGTGGTCGGTCTCTCGGTGGAAGAGGTACTGAACGACCTCGGCGGTTTCTCCCGGCGGCTGACCGGCGACAGCCAACTGCGCTGGCTGGGCCCGGAGAAGGGGGCCATCCACATGGCCGCCGCGGCGATCGTGAACGCCGTGTGGGACCTGTACGGCCGCCGTACGGGGAAGCCGGTCTGGCAGTTGCTGGCCGAACTGTCACCGGAGCAGCTCGTCGACCTGGTCGACTTCCGCTATCTGCAGGACGCGCTGACCCGCGATGAGGCCCTGGACATCCTGCGCCGCGCCGAACCGGGCCGCGCCGAACGCGCCGCGCACCTGCTGGAGCACGGATATCCGGCGTACACGACGACACCCGGCTGGCTCGGCTACGACGACGAGAAGCTGGTGCGGCTGTCGAAGGAGGCGGTCGCCGACGGGTTCTCCCAGATCAAGCTGAAGGTCGGCGCCGACCGCGCGGACGACGAGCGCCGGATGCGGCTGGCTCGCGAGGCGGTCGGCCCGGACATCAGGATCGCCGTCGACGCCAACCAGGCGTGGGGCGTCCAGCAGGCCATCGACTGGATGCGGGCGCTGGTGCCCTACGACCCGTACTGGATCGAGGAACCCACCTCCCCCGACGACATCCTCGGCCACGCCGCCATCCGCAAGGCGCTGGCGCCCGTGAAGGTGGCCACCGGCGAGCACACCCACAACCAGGTGATGTTCAAGCAGCTGCTCCAGGCCGGCTCGCTCGACATCCTCCAGATGGACGCGAGCCGCACCGCGGGCGTCACCGAGAACGTCGCCGTCCTGCTGCTGGCCGCCAAGTTCGGCGTCCCGGTCTGCCCGCACGCCGGCGGGGTCGGCCTGTGCGAGATGGTGCAGCACCTGGCGATGTTCGACTACGTCGCCGTCAGCGGCACCACCGAGAACCGCGTGATCGAGTACGTCGACCATCTGCACGAGCACTTCACCGATCCCGTACGAATCCGGGAAGGCCACTACCTCGCGCCGACCGCCCCCGGTATCAGCGCCGAACTGCACCCGGACTCCGTGGCGGCCCACCGCTATCCCGAGGGCCCGGTGTGGGAAGCGAAGGCCGCGACATGA
- a CDS encoding SDR family NAD(P)-dependent oxidoreductase, which translates to MSTDEFAGLTALVTGGASGIGLATAQLLAARGARVACLDLKPGDVPEPLIGIQADVSDETGVRTAVGEAARRLGGIDILVNNAGIGAQGTIEDNTDDEWRRVFEVNVFGMVRVTRAALPHLRRSHSAAVVNTCSIAATAGLPDRALYSATKGAVLSLTRATAADLVHSGIRVNCVNPGTADTPWVGRLLDSAADPEAERAALNARQPMGRLVSAEEVAAAIAYLASPLSGSTTGTDLAVDGGMHGLRIRPQA; encoded by the coding sequence ATGAGCACGGACGAGTTCGCCGGGCTGACCGCGCTGGTCACCGGTGGCGCCTCCGGCATCGGCCTGGCCACCGCTCAGTTGCTCGCCGCACGTGGGGCGCGCGTGGCCTGCCTCGATCTCAAGCCGGGCGACGTGCCCGAACCCCTCATCGGCATACAGGCCGACGTGTCGGACGAAACCGGCGTACGAACGGCCGTCGGGGAGGCCGCCCGCAGGCTCGGGGGCATCGACATCCTCGTCAACAACGCGGGGATCGGCGCCCAGGGCACGATCGAGGACAACACCGACGACGAGTGGCGTCGCGTCTTCGAGGTCAACGTCTTCGGCATGGTGCGGGTGACCCGTGCCGCGCTGCCGCACCTGCGGCGCTCGCACAGCGCGGCCGTCGTCAACACCTGCTCCATCGCGGCCACGGCGGGGCTGCCCGACCGGGCCCTGTACTCGGCCACGAAGGGCGCCGTCCTCTCTCTCACCCGGGCGACCGCCGCCGACCTCGTGCACTCCGGAATCCGCGTCAACTGCGTCAATCCCGGTACCGCCGACACCCCCTGGGTCGGGCGCCTGCTGGACAGCGCCGCCGACCCCGAGGCCGAACGCGCCGCCCTGAACGCCCGTCAGCCCATGGGCCGCCTGGTCAGCGCGGAAGAGGTCGCCGCGGCCATCGCCTACCTGGCGAGCCCGCTCTCCGGCTCCACCACCGGCACCGATCTCGCCGTCGACGGCGGCATGCACGGACTGCGGATCCGCCCGCAGGCCTGA
- a CDS encoding sensor histidine kinase: MTTPSAPAAPGPDDRRVLETLTNDSEQRVIASVIFRLAALRRADRAHPKVRHWGVPAFCAALGINSYLNPYNTGDVPAQLALIVAFTVPLLWRERRPMLVFALTAAASVVALPLGVLTGAESARVVALFNVGRYSTPRQLALAVGITTVQLGVWAAVFWKGGQLEHATRPEVVTLLAMTAMAAFAALGLLSRLASAYIDALRKERDQQARLAIAQERARVSREMHDILGHTLAVIVGLADGAAALTEKKPERGAQTLRIISASGRDALAELRRLLSVIGEEDDRPGDMPLAPQPGLTDLDPLLDRVRAAGPTVTLDSHGNLTDLPPGIQLSVYRIVQEALTNTVKYAAPDTSVHVSLTADPDAVRVTVEDTGPARTPSTNRPRAGGGRGLVGMRERAALYQGTVTAGPNAHGGWSVRALLVPSPQPNSPEKHPS; this comes from the coding sequence GTGACCACACCGAGCGCCCCCGCGGCCCCGGGCCCGGACGACCGCCGGGTCCTGGAGACCCTGACCAACGATTCCGAACAGCGCGTGATCGCCTCGGTCATCTTCCGGCTGGCCGCGCTGCGCCGGGCCGACCGGGCCCACCCCAAGGTCCGGCACTGGGGGGTACCGGCCTTCTGCGCCGCGCTCGGCATCAACTCCTACCTCAACCCCTACAACACCGGCGACGTCCCGGCGCAGTTGGCGCTCATCGTTGCCTTCACCGTCCCTCTCCTGTGGCGGGAACGCCGGCCCATGCTGGTCTTCGCCCTGACCGCCGCCGCCTCCGTAGTGGCCCTCCCGCTGGGCGTGTTGACCGGAGCCGAGTCCGCACGGGTCGTGGCCCTGTTCAACGTCGGCCGCTACAGCACCCCCCGGCAACTCGCTCTCGCCGTCGGCATCACCACCGTGCAGCTCGGAGTGTGGGCCGCCGTCTTCTGGAAGGGCGGTCAGCTGGAACACGCCACACGCCCCGAGGTCGTGACCCTGCTGGCCATGACCGCGATGGCGGCGTTCGCCGCACTGGGCCTGCTCAGCCGGCTGGCCAGTGCTTACATCGACGCCCTGCGGAAGGAACGCGACCAGCAGGCCCGCCTGGCCATAGCGCAGGAACGTGCCCGGGTCTCCCGGGAGATGCACGACATCCTCGGCCACACCCTCGCCGTCATCGTCGGTCTCGCCGACGGCGCCGCCGCCCTCACCGAGAAGAAGCCGGAACGCGGGGCCCAGACTCTCCGCATCATCAGTGCCAGCGGCCGTGACGCACTGGCCGAACTGCGTCGCCTGCTCTCCGTCATCGGCGAGGAGGACGACCGGCCGGGCGACATGCCGCTCGCCCCGCAGCCCGGCCTGACCGACCTCGACCCACTGCTGGACCGCGTCCGCGCCGCCGGTCCCACCGTCACCCTGGACTCCCACGGCAACCTCACCGACCTGCCTCCCGGGATCCAGCTCTCCGTCTACCGCATCGTCCAGGAGGCCCTGACCAACACCGTCAAGTACGCCGCCCCCGACACCTCGGTCCACGTGTCCCTCACCGCCGACCCGGACGCCGTACGCGTCACCGTCGAGGACACCGGCCCGGCCCGCACACCCTCGACGAACCGTCCCCGCGCGGGCGGCGGCCGTGGCCTGGTCGGCATGCGCGAACGCGCCGCCCTCTACCAGGGCACCGTCACCGCAGGCCCCAACGCTCACGGCGGCTGGTCCGTCCGCGCCCTCCTCGTCCCCAGCCCGCAGCCCAACTCCCCGGAGAAGCACCCCTCATGA
- a CDS encoding MMPL family transporter: MATFLYRLGRLAFRRRRLFLMLWIAVLAAVGIGAMSSTGSTSDSFTLPGTQSQKAIDLLQKEFPQASASGATARVVFEAPSGQKLTSAANKAEITSLVAELKTSPQVASVSDPFTSGLVSKSGSIAYTQVSYKVAKSDVSSAAHEVLNKVAAEGEKAGLTVSMGGDAVEDKAASKAAELIGLAVAAVVLVITFGSLIAAGLPLLTAILGVGVAVMCITIATSFVDMASAASTLALMLGLAVAIDYALFIVSRYRNEIRDGHDPEEAAGRALGTAGSAVVFAGLTVIIALAGLSVIGIKMLTSMGLASAFAVAVAVVIALTLLPAMLGFAGTRIMKGKLLSRRMHALEERGEGEAMGVRWAKFVTRNPVKVLAVAVIGLGLLTIPAMSLRLALPDDSMKSPDSTQRVAYDTLSKGFGPGFNGPLTVVVDARDSKDPKAAAADAVARIKKLPDVAAVRDAAFNESGDVALIGAIPKSAPSSQATKDLVKDIRAQSGTLHKDTGADLMVTGTTAVNIDVSSKLGQALIPYLAIVVGLALILLLLVFRSILVPLKAALGFLLSVGATLGVVVAVFQWGWLKGLFGIQETAPIVSVLPILLIGVVFGLAMDYEVFLVTRMREEYVHGAEPTQAIVQGFKHSARVVTAAAIIMISVFSGFLLDDVALIKSIGLGLGSAVFFDAFVVRMTIVPAVMTLLGRRAWALPKWLDRVMPDVDVEGEKLRQALAAEKTSTAPEPVFAGVPAGSHQGSDNHAAPSVLTNGSGSDTSDTTGFTSPLPRHHRGRIPGLPGLGQRRARDGDATPSADTAEPKATPTRGLRNKLFRKS, from the coding sequence GTGGCCACCTTCCTCTATCGACTGGGACGGCTCGCCTTCCGGCGACGACGCCTGTTCCTGATGTTGTGGATCGCCGTCCTGGCCGCCGTAGGCATCGGCGCCATGAGTTCCACCGGCTCCACCTCGGACAGCTTCACACTGCCGGGCACGCAGTCCCAGAAGGCCATCGACCTGCTGCAGAAGGAGTTCCCGCAGGCCTCCGCCTCCGGCGCCACCGCCCGGGTCGTCTTCGAGGCCCCTTCCGGCCAGAAGCTCACCTCCGCCGCCAACAAGGCGGAAATCACCTCGCTGGTGGCCGAGTTGAAGACGTCGCCGCAGGTGGCGAGCGTCTCCGACCCGTTCACCAGTGGTCTGGTCAGCAAGTCGGGCTCCATCGCCTACACCCAGGTGTCCTACAAGGTCGCCAAGTCGGACGTCAGCAGCGCCGCGCACGAGGTCCTGAACAAGGTCGCCGCGGAGGGTGAGAAGGCCGGGCTGACGGTCAGCATGGGTGGTGACGCGGTCGAGGACAAGGCGGCCAGCAAGGCTGCCGAACTGATCGGTCTCGCGGTCGCCGCGGTCGTTCTGGTGATCACCTTCGGCTCGCTGATCGCGGCCGGACTCCCGCTCCTGACCGCGATCCTCGGCGTGGGCGTGGCCGTCATGTGCATCACCATCGCCACCTCGTTCGTGGACATGGCCTCGGCCGCCTCGACACTGGCTCTGATGCTGGGTCTGGCAGTGGCCATCGACTACGCCTTGTTCATCGTCTCCCGCTACCGCAACGAGATCCGCGACGGCCATGATCCGGAGGAAGCCGCCGGGCGGGCCCTGGGCACCGCCGGATCCGCCGTCGTCTTCGCCGGCCTCACCGTGATCATCGCGCTGGCGGGCCTGAGTGTCATCGGCATCAAGATGCTCACCTCGATGGGCCTGGCCTCCGCCTTCGCGGTCGCTGTCGCCGTGGTCATCGCGCTGACCCTGCTGCCCGCGATGCTGGGCTTCGCCGGGACGCGGATCATGAAGGGCAAGCTCCTCAGCCGCCGCATGCACGCCCTGGAAGAACGCGGCGAGGGCGAGGCCATGGGCGTGCGCTGGGCCAAGTTCGTCACCCGCAACCCGGTCAAGGTCCTCGCCGTCGCGGTGATCGGCCTGGGCCTGCTGACCATCCCTGCCATGTCCCTGCGCCTGGCCCTGCCCGACGACTCCATGAAGTCCCCCGACAGCACCCAGCGCGTCGCCTACGACACCCTCAGCAAGGGCTTCGGTCCCGGCTTCAACGGTCCCCTGACCGTGGTGGTCGACGCCCGCGACAGCAAGGACCCGAAGGCAGCCGCCGCGGACGCGGTGGCGCGGATCAAGAAGCTGCCCGACGTGGCCGCGGTGCGCGACGCCGCGTTCAACGAGTCCGGCGACGTGGCCCTGATCGGGGCCATCCCGAAGAGCGCGCCGAGCAGCCAGGCCACCAAGGACCTGGTCAAGGACATCCGTGCCCAGAGCGGCACGCTGCACAAGGACACGGGTGCCGACCTGATGGTGACCGGCACCACCGCCGTCAACATCGACGTCTCCAGCAAGCTCGGCCAGGCCCTCATCCCCTACCTGGCGATCGTGGTCGGCCTGGCGCTGATCCTTCTCCTGCTGGTCTTCCGCTCGATCCTGGTCCCGCTCAAGGCGGCCCTCGGCTTTCTCCTCAGCGTGGGCGCCACGCTCGGCGTCGTGGTCGCCGTCTTCCAGTGGGGCTGGCTGAAGGGCCTCTTCGGCATCCAGGAAACCGCGCCGATCGTGAGCGTCCTGCCCATCCTGCTGATCGGCGTGGTCTTCGGACTCGCCATGGACTACGAGGTCTTCCTCGTCACCCGGATGCGGGAGGAGTACGTCCACGGCGCCGAACCCACGCAGGCGATCGTCCAGGGCTTCAAGCACAGTGCCCGCGTGGTCACCGCGGCGGCGATCATCATGATCTCGGTGTTCTCCGGCTTCCTCCTCGACGACGTGGCACTCATCAAGTCCATCGGCCTCGGCCTCGGCTCCGCCGTGTTCTTCGATGCCTTCGTGGTCCGCATGACCATCGTTCCGGCGGTCATGACTCTGCTCGGACGCCGCGCCTGGGCCCTGCCCAAGTGGCTGGACCGGGTCATGCCCGACGTGGACGTCGAGGGTGAGAAGCTCCGCCAGGCCCTGGCCGCCGAGAAGACGAGCACCGCACCCGAACCCGTATTCGCCGGCGTACCCGCGGGGAGCCACCAGGGCTCGGACAACCACGCCGCCCCGTCAGTCCTCACCAACGGCTCCGGCTCCGACACCTCGGACACGACGGGCTTCACGTCGCCGCTTCCCCGGCACCACCGTGGAAGGATCCCGGGACTGCCCGGCCTCGGACAGCGCCGCGCACGCGATGGCGACGCCACCCCATCGGCCGACACGGCCGAGCCGAAAGCAACGCCGACGAGGGGGCTGCGGAACAAACTGTTCCGTAAGAGCTAA
- a CDS encoding RICIN domain-containing protein, which yields MTLVLAIAATLWTFAMPAQASTPTPATLYQLPSNSSCTKATNNCALYPKTAVLPSGRLVAAFEKSTVAASGSADGQTMPLYKSDDNGTTWQHLSDVKAPAYASSNPAYSSYVSNWTNPYLYVLPQAVGNLASGTLLMATVVSGDDYNYLDQKATNSSYTPTHDGDRSNTAIALYSSTDSGATWNVVNVITTGSWSNGANYPATENTNHQNDPVWEPYLMVYNNQLVAYYSDENDYTGYDSSTGVPTLDPNNSTTPDPATQILAHRTWDGVSSSWSSAVVDVSGTTVTNSSGYSEIGGGRPGMTNVVQTSDGKWMMTYEYWGGGDNVRYKIASDPLHFYSVGGTAGTGVTSLSVTSGSSALSRGGSPVLMRMSNGRILFNAAGSGDVWTNASGSSTGAWTQQHTTMASSYSRSLTYIPNTGRVEIVGGTTTISYADIDFGNSTGAYYKLVNANSGKALGVYAADLHDGQNVVQWTDNGSADQLWHVTDVGSGYSTLLDKNSGRALGILAASTASGASAVQWVQNSGNDQQWQVVAVGSNYKLVNRNSGLALTVSGAATTDGAQIVQQAYTGATSQLWSLVLVSS from the coding sequence TTGACCCTCGTTCTGGCCATAGCCGCGACGCTGTGGACCTTCGCGATGCCCGCGCAGGCGTCCACACCGACACCCGCCACCCTCTACCAGCTCCCGAGCAACTCATCCTGCACGAAGGCCACCAACAACTGCGCGCTGTACCCGAAAACGGCCGTGCTGCCGAGTGGACGACTCGTCGCGGCATTCGAGAAGTCGACGGTAGCCGCCTCGGGTTCGGCCGACGGCCAGACAATGCCGTTGTACAAGAGCGACGACAACGGCACGACCTGGCAACACCTGTCAGACGTCAAGGCGCCGGCGTACGCGTCGTCGAACCCCGCGTACTCCTCGTACGTCAGTAACTGGACCAACCCGTATCTGTACGTGCTGCCCCAGGCAGTCGGAAATCTCGCATCCGGCACACTGCTGATGGCCACCGTCGTATCGGGCGACGACTACAACTACCTCGACCAGAAGGCAACCAACTCCAGCTACACGCCGACGCACGACGGCGACCGCAGCAACACGGCGATCGCGCTCTACTCAAGCACCGACTCGGGCGCGACGTGGAATGTCGTCAACGTCATCACGACGGGCAGCTGGTCCAACGGCGCGAACTACCCTGCCACCGAGAACACCAACCACCAGAACGACCCCGTCTGGGAGCCGTACCTGATGGTCTACAACAACCAGCTCGTCGCCTACTACTCCGACGAGAACGACTACACCGGTTACGACTCGTCGACGGGCGTTCCGACACTCGATCCGAACAACAGCACAACTCCGGATCCCGCCACACAGATCCTTGCGCACCGGACATGGGACGGCGTCAGCTCGTCGTGGAGCAGCGCGGTTGTCGATGTCTCCGGAACGACGGTCACCAATTCGTCCGGTTACAGCGAGATCGGCGGCGGCCGCCCCGGCATGACCAATGTCGTCCAGACCAGCGACGGCAAGTGGATGATGACCTACGAATACTGGGGTGGCGGTGACAACGTCCGCTACAAGATCGCCAGCGATCCGCTGCACTTCTATTCGGTGGGCGGTACCGCGGGCACCGGCGTCACCTCGCTCTCGGTGACGTCGGGCTCCAGCGCCTTGTCCCGTGGAGGCAGCCCGGTGCTCATGCGCATGTCGAACGGGCGGATCCTCTTCAACGCCGCGGGCAGCGGGGACGTCTGGACGAACGCCAGCGGAAGCAGCACCGGCGCGTGGACGCAGCAGCACACGACGATGGCGTCCTCCTACAGCCGCAGCCTCACCTACATCCCCAACACGGGCCGAGTCGAGATCGTCGGCGGGACAACCACGATCTCCTACGCGGACATCGACTTCGGAAACTCCACCGGCGCGTACTACAAGCTCGTCAACGCCAACAGCGGTAAGGCCCTCGGCGTGTACGCCGCGGACCTGCACGACGGGCAGAACGTCGTGCAGTGGACCGACAACGGGTCGGCCGACCAGTTGTGGCACGTCACGGATGTCGGCAGCGGATACAGCACGCTGCTCGACAAGAACAGCGGCCGAGCCCTCGGCATCCTGGCGGCCAGCACGGCCAGCGGCGCGAGCGCCGTGCAGTGGGTGCAGAACAGCGGCAACGACCAGCAGTGGCAGGTGGTCGCCGTAGGCTCCAACTACAAGCTGGTGAACCGCAACTCGGGTCTCGCCCTCACCGTTTCCGGAGCAGCCACCACCGACGGCGCACAGATCGTCCAGCAGGCGTACACCGGCGCCACCTCTCAGCTGTGGTCCCTGGTGCTGGTGTCGTCCTAG